A single Anatilimnocola floriformis DNA region contains:
- a CDS encoding MmgE/PrpD family protein — MDSFLVLPKNTNQARGIGQYAIDFLNDRYPGPSEEVLARVEQFHADSIACGVAALACGANAPRLLRDEALSYPVNGPGATVLGSSQAVQPEKAVLANSSAVRELDSNGTNFGYNPRTGYTRGEFGHNDFYPVAIAAAQIAGWDGRKTLLAMLCLDEIRGRLAECFGLKDYKIDHVLHGGIASAAVYGAILGATAEQIESAIGMVVAHYVPFRAIRHGHQLSDSKGASAAITAEMAVTAMRRAMNGFVGPADIFRNPQAVFCLFEKPTKKDESPFDLELATGGHDFAIMGMHFKLGLYEHQSAGAIGGLLALLAQHPEVAADWQQLNKIRITIYEPAFSIIGDPHKRDPRTRQSADHSMVYIIATLLRKAIERATTVTSPARPNDEITLWQDLVLLPADYDDAALLHPITRELMQRIEFVHGGPEYDQKYPDGIPTTIELVHATAGTLSSGLVMYPQGHARCERTHLATLLAAKFERLTENAVTDVAALYQRFSTIGAKTAAEICSLYEFAFRQ, encoded by the coding sequence ATGGATTCCTTTCTCGTTTTGCCGAAGAACACCAACCAGGCCCGCGGCATCGGCCAGTATGCGATCGACTTTTTGAACGATCGCTATCCAGGGCCGAGCGAGGAAGTGCTCGCGCGGGTCGAGCAATTTCATGCCGATAGCATCGCTTGCGGCGTGGCGGCGCTGGCCTGCGGAGCCAATGCTCCGCGACTGCTGCGCGACGAGGCGTTGAGCTATCCGGTCAACGGCCCAGGGGCGACGGTGCTCGGTTCGTCGCAAGCAGTTCAGCCCGAGAAGGCCGTGCTCGCGAATAGCTCGGCGGTGCGCGAACTCGATTCGAACGGCACGAACTTCGGCTATAACCCGCGGACCGGTTACACCCGCGGCGAGTTCGGCCACAACGATTTTTATCCAGTCGCGATTGCCGCGGCGCAGATTGCTGGCTGGGATGGAAGAAAAACGCTGCTCGCAATGCTTTGTCTCGATGAAATTCGCGGCCGCCTGGCCGAGTGCTTTGGTTTGAAGGATTACAAGATCGATCACGTGCTGCACGGCGGGATTGCTTCAGCGGCCGTGTATGGCGCGATCCTGGGTGCGACGGCAGAGCAGATCGAATCGGCGATCGGAATGGTCGTGGCGCATTACGTGCCGTTCCGCGCAATCCGACATGGGCATCAATTGTCGGATAGCAAGGGAGCGTCGGCGGCTATCACAGCGGAGATGGCTGTTACTGCAATGCGGCGGGCGATGAACGGTTTTGTGGGACCGGCCGATATTTTTCGCAATCCGCAGGCGGTGTTTTGTTTATTCGAGAAACCGACGAAAAAAGACGAGAGCCCGTTCGATTTGGAACTGGCAACCGGTGGCCATGATTTCGCGATCATGGGCATGCACTTCAAGCTTGGCTTGTACGAGCATCAATCGGCAGGAGCGATTGGCGGGTTGCTCGCGCTGCTCGCGCAGCATCCGGAGGTCGCCGCTGATTGGCAGCAGCTCAACAAGATCCGCATCACTATTTACGAACCAGCCTTCAGCATCATCGGCGATCCACACAAAAGAGATCCGCGTACGCGGCAGAGCGCCGATCATTCGATGGTCTATATCATTGCCACGCTGCTGCGCAAGGCGATCGAACGAGCGACCACAGTCACGTCGCCGGCGCGACCCAATGACGAGATCACGCTGTGGCAGGACCTGGTGCTGCTCCCTGCCGATTACGACGATGCGGCGCTGCTGCATCCGATCACGCGCGAGCTGATGCAGCGGATCGAGTTTGTCCACGGCGGGCCGGAATATGATCAGAAATATCCCGATGGCATTCCGACGACGATCGAACTGGTACATGCCACGGCAGGAACGCTGAGCAGCGGCCTGGTGATGTATCCGCAAGGGCATGCCCGCTGTGAGCGCACGCATCTGGCCACGTTGCTCGCGGCGAAGTTTGAGCGGCTGACAGAGAATGCAGTGACCGATGTGGCCGCGCTGTATCAGCGATTCAGCACGATCGGAGCGAAAACAGCGGCGGAGATTTGCTCGCTGTATGAATTCGCGTTTCGGCAGTGA
- a CDS encoding DUF1501 domain-containing protein, translating to MDMNLSRRSLLKIGGGFGAIGLAAALAGEQSASAAPSPAMVNPLAPRLGHYPAKVKRIIFLFMNGGPSHVDSFDPKPELIRRHGQKLPDSFVGKNTRRRDGKLLQSPFPWAQYGESGIEVSDLFPHIAKRIDKLCVLRSMWSDNPNHEPGLLLMNTGNMQPIRPSMGSWLTYALGSENQNLPGYIVLCPGKPVVGPYLWSNGFLPGVHQGTQINPKNTDPKAMIRDVQNRWQSTAAQREQLDLLQSLNQLHLEQREKDANLESRIASLEMAYRMQGEAQEAFDLGRETAETRKRYGEGSFANSCLLARRLSERGVRVVQLYYGDGQPWDDHGDISNHKKHALASDQPIAALLDDLQARGLWEETLVIWGGEFGRTPMTEGEKGRDHHASGFSMWLAGGGVKQGYVHGATDEFGFSAIEKPMHVYDLHATILHLLGLNHEKLTFRFSGRDIRLTDVHGHVVQDILT from the coding sequence ATGGATATGAACCTTTCTCGCCGATCGCTCCTCAAAATTGGCGGCGGCTTTGGCGCGATCGGCCTCGCGGCAGCGCTCGCCGGTGAGCAATCGGCCTCGGCAGCACCGTCGCCAGCGATGGTCAATCCCCTCGCGCCGCGGCTTGGCCATTATCCCGCGAAGGTGAAACGTATTATTTTTCTGTTCATGAATGGCGGGCCGTCGCACGTTGATTCGTTCGACCCCAAGCCGGAACTCATCCGCCGGCATGGGCAGAAGCTTCCCGATTCGTTCGTCGGCAAGAATACCCGGCGGCGCGACGGCAAGCTGCTGCAGTCGCCGTTTCCCTGGGCACAGTATGGCGAATCGGGAATCGAGGTCAGCGATCTCTTTCCGCATATCGCGAAGCGCATCGACAAGCTTTGCGTGCTCCGCAGCATGTGGAGCGACAACCCGAATCACGAGCCCGGCCTGCTGCTGATGAACACCGGCAACATGCAACCGATCCGACCGAGCATGGGTTCGTGGCTGACATACGCTCTTGGCAGTGAGAATCAAAACCTGCCCGGTTACATCGTGCTCTGCCCGGGCAAACCGGTCGTCGGGCCGTATCTCTGGAGCAACGGCTTCTTGCCTGGCGTGCACCAGGGAACGCAGATCAATCCGAAGAATACCGATCCCAAGGCGATGATTCGCGACGTGCAGAATCGCTGGCAGTCGACGGCGGCCCAGCGCGAGCAACTCGATCTGCTGCAGTCGCTCAATCAATTGCATCTCGAACAGCGCGAGAAAGACGCTAATCTCGAATCGCGCATTGCTTCGCTCGAAATGGCTTATCGCATGCAGGGCGAAGCGCAAGAAGCGTTCGACCTCGGCCGCGAAACGGCGGAGACGCGTAAACGCTACGGCGAGGGATCATTCGCCAATTCCTGCTTACTCGCGCGGCGACTCAGCGAGCGCGGCGTGCGAGTGGTGCAGCTCTACTACGGCGACGGCCAGCCGTGGGACGATCACGGCGACATCAGCAATCATAAGAAACATGCGCTCGCCAGCGATCAACCGATTGCAGCGTTGCTCGACGATCTGCAGGCCCGCGGCTTGTGGGAAGAAACACTGGTGATCTGGGGCGGCGAGTTCGGTCGCACGCCGATGACCGAAGGCGAGAAAGGGCGCGACCATCATGCGTCCGGTTTCAGCATGTGGCTGGCCGGCGGTGGCGTTAAGCAAGGCTATGTTCATGGCGCGACCGACGAATTTGGTTTCTCAGCGATAGAGAAGCCGATGCATGTCTACGATCTGCATGCGACGATCCTGCACTTGCTCGGCTTGAATCACGAGAAGCTGACGTTCCGCTTCAGCGGCCGCGACATTCGCTTGACCGATGTGCATGGGCATGTGGTGCAGGATATTTTGACGTAG
- a CDS encoding ABC transporter ATP-binding protein, producing the protein MTELIVDHVRKEFPTRGEPLVVLRDAALNLAVGENAAILGPSGSGKSTLLHIIGALDQPTSGSVTLAGQNPAKLDETQLAKFRNRHIGFVFQDHYLLPQLSVLENALIPALADGTPSAETVARAKQLLDRVGLSQRLDHRPAELSGGERQRVGIARALLLKPVLLLADEPTGNLDRTNATSVGKLLLELQQHEKNMLLVVTHSLELASMMSRRYELDDGRLKTNLKEEFSL; encoded by the coding sequence ATGACAGAATTAATCGTCGATCATGTTCGCAAGGAATTTCCCACGCGGGGCGAGCCACTCGTGGTGCTCCGCGATGCTGCCCTCAACCTCGCCGTGGGCGAGAACGCGGCCATCCTTGGCCCTAGCGGCAGCGGAAAAAGTACGCTGCTGCACATCATCGGGGCTCTCGATCAGCCGACGAGCGGCAGCGTCACGCTCGCGGGCCAAAATCCCGCGAAGCTCGACGAAACGCAGCTCGCCAAATTTCGCAATCGCCACATTGGGTTCGTTTTTCAAGATCACTACTTGCTGCCGCAACTCTCGGTACTCGAGAACGCCCTGATTCCCGCCCTCGCCGACGGCACGCCCTCGGCAGAAACCGTCGCGAGGGCGAAACAATTACTCGATCGCGTCGGCTTGTCGCAACGCCTCGATCACCGGCCTGCCGAGCTCTCCGGCGGTGAACGTCAACGCGTCGGCATTGCTCGAGCGCTCCTGCTCAAGCCGGTGCTCCTGCTCGCCGATGAGCCGACGGGAAATCTCGATCGCACCAACGCCACCAGCGTCGGCAAATTGCTGTTGGAACTGCAGCAGCACGAAAAAAACATGCTGCTCGTCGTGACGCACAGCCTCGAACTGGCTTCGATGATGAGCCGCCGTTACGAACTCGACGATGGCCGTTTGAAAACCAATTTAAAGGAGGAGTTTTCGTTATGA